Sequence from the Nitrospirota bacterium genome:
GGCCTAGGACCAACGATCTCGGGTCGACCCGACCCAGAGGTCGGACAAAACATCAACCACTTAGCCCCAGGAGGGGGGGGAATTTCAGATGAAAGAAAAGGGTCCCTTTTCAGATGAAAGTTGACAAATGTGCCGGCGACCAAAGCCGGCCCTCGAAAGCGGGGCGCGCTAGCGCCTGTGTTGCGGCGCATGTCAGTTTCCCCTCGGGCGCGGTCGGGTGTCACGGTGACCAGGCGCCATGGCGTGACCCAGCCGCGGGGCATGCGCGGACTCGACCCGCTGCCATCCGCAGTTGATGCATCGCCATCCGTTCGAAGGGCCGTAGTATTTAAAGAGTCGTTCGGTAATCATCAGGCCGCGGCATTTTGGACCGAGTCATACAACATTATTTCAGATACTTGGTGTTGTAGTTGAAATCTTTTCTCAATATCATTTACAGGATACAGGAAGGCATCACCGGAAAGGAATGTTCATTTTCCGGAAAAGGATGTTCAATCGCCGAATGGAATAACAGCCACCAGCGGTGCTGACAAGTCGATCAGGCCGCGCTCCTGTTGGATGACTGGACGGAACCCTAGCAAACTGTTGAAAAACCCCTTGACTCTGGCCTGACTAGGTATTATCACCATGCAGCCGTTCACACGACCAGGAGGGAGAACGATGCGCGGTGAGGTGGATCCCCAGCAGGCCCTCTTCAGCTATGTGTCCCCAGAAGCCCGAGTGCCAGCCACCCATCCGTTGCGAGCGATCAAGGCCAAAGCCGACGACGTCTTGGCAACCCTGGAGCGGACCTTTGACAAGATGGATAGCTCGACCGGGCGGCCATCGATTCCGCCGGAACGGTTGCTGAAGAGCGAGTTGTTGATCGCGCTGTTCTCCATCCGCGGGCACCGGCTCTTCTGCGAGGAGCTCACCGACAACAGGCTGTACCGCTGGTTTCTGGATAGGAGTCTCGATGACCCGGGGTTCGATCACAGCACGTTCAGCCAGTACAGTGAGCGACTGCTCCGGCACGAGGTGGCCCAGCGGTTCTTTGATGCGGTGGTCACCGCCGCCCGCCGCGAGGGGCTGCTCTCGGATGAGCATTTCACGGTGGATGGCACGCTGATTGAGGCCTGGGCCTCGCTCAAGAGCGTGAACCCCAAAGCGGCCCCCGCCGCGACGCTGCCCCCAGACGATCCGGGCAATCCCACGGTAGCCTTCCAGGGGGAACGGCGCACGAATGCGACGCATCAGAGTACGACCGACCCGGAAGCCCGCCTGGCCCGCAAGGAAGGGCCAAGGCAAGGAAGCCACGCGCTGTTTCTCCGGCCATGTCGTGATGGAGAATCGGCACGGCCTGTGCGTGGAGGGGCCGATCGCGCCGGCCACGGGGACGGTCGAACGGGAGATGGCGCTGGCCAGGCTGCGCCGCCAAGCCCGCGGGGGATTCGCCCTCGCACGCTTGGGGCGGACAAGGGCTATCATGGCACGGACTTCGTGCGCCAGTTGCGCCGGCGCCACATTCGTCCGCATCTGGCGCAGGTGGCGGGACGGCGCACGCCGGGCCTTGATGGCCGGACCACCCGCACGGCGGGCTACGCGCTGAGCCAACGGATCCGCCAGCGCGTGGAGGCAAGCTTCGGCGGGTGCAAAACGCTCGGTGGCTTGCGCAGCACCCGCTTTCGGGGCCTCGCCCGGACGCAGCATGCGGCCTCTCTCGTCGGCGCCGCGTACCACCTGCTCCGCATCAGCAAGTTGCGGGCGGCAGCGCCGGTGACCTGATCTCCCCAAAGGGGAACGATCATGGTTGGTGATCACCAACAAGCCACAAGACGACAGCCAGGCTCCCTCGGCCGACGTGAAGCCGTTGCCAGTTCATCGTGAAGAGGGAAAATTGTCGTCGTGCAAGGGGGTTTTTCAACATCCTGCTAGTAGTACTCAAGTTTGATCCATGGGATAAAAAGGTACCGGGGATAGAAAGGTACCGGGAGTCGTTTCTAGCGGGGACCGCAGAAACGGCCGCAACGCGGATACGCTGATATTGGGCGACGGGCTTGTCATGGGCGCGTTCCACGCACTAGGGAGCACAGCTTAGCTGAACCTCTGGGACGCAGGGGAGATAGGGAGACTCGCTGAGGGGCGCCTCGCGGCTGCCGCGATCTCTTGGAATGGCCGAAAACAGCTCAAGGAGCCGATTTTAGCGATAGGGACCTGAGGCAAGGCGCGGCCCAACACGGGGATCTCGGCTGCGAGCGGTCGACGAGCATCGGGACTGCTCAAGGCCGTGTTCTTTTCCGTCACCGGCATGAAGGAAAATCCATGCGGCAAGCCGATGCCGATTTTTGTCCTAGAAGCCGGTTGCGTTCGCCAGCCGGATGGCTGTGCCCTTCCGATTTTCGTATCAAGACCGAGCATTTGACCACTGGTTCCCTCGAGTGGTCTATTCTTGCCGACACGTCCGGGCCCGCCTCTTGCCCTTTCCCCTACCGAACCGAGCTTCGTTTCCGCAGGGAGAGCGAGGTTGGAACCATGGAGCGGCGTCAATTGGAGCGGCGCCAATTTCCGCGGGTGCCGGTTTGCTACCTTGGGCACATCTTTACGGGCGACAAGGCGGCACTCGATGCCGTCGTGCTGGACCTCTCGGTCGGCGGGTGTCGCATGCACAGCACGTCGCCGGTTCTCCCAGGGGCGCGTCTGGATCTGCAGATCGCGCTGCCGAATCAAATCGCGCCGTTTGTCGTGAAGGGTGCGACAGTCCGATGGTCGCGGCAACCGGAATTCGGAGTCTCCTTCACGGGGTTGCGTCCGGAGGACCAAGCGCGTCTGTGTCGGCTGATGTGATCGACACGAGTCCGCCCCGGGCTGTATCCTGCCGGCCGC
This genomic interval carries:
- a CDS encoding PilZ domain-containing protein — its product is MERRQLERRQFPRVPVCYLGHIFTGDKAALDAVVLDLSVGGCRMHSTSPVLPGARLDLQIALPNQIAPFVVKGATVRWSRQPEFGVSFTGLRPEDQARLCRLM